The nucleotide sequence TGACGACGAGCCCGTTGCGCAGGGCGGTGAGCTCGGCCAGCGCTGTGGCGGCATTGCCGGGAGGGGGCATGGGGCACTCCGGAGGGACGTCGTTGTCGGACGGTTCGTACGTCGGGGCGGATGGAATCCGGTTCCGCCCGTCCCGACGGTGATCAGGCAGTGGTGAAGGCCTGGCCGCTCGCGGGACCTCGGCCGGCGAGGTGCCGGGATCGGGCTGCTCGTCGGCGGCCATCGGGCTGACGAGCGGAGGGCGGATGTCGTGGATGGCGTGGGTCGTCGTCGAGAAGCTCTCCGGGGTGGGGTGCACGAGCGGTCGCGGCCCGAGGCCTCGAAGCCGATTCCGGCACGGCCGCAACAGCTATGTAACCGGTAACATCGCAGCCTGAGCCTTCGGCCGGCGGGTGTCAAGGACGAGCCCCGGTGAGGTCGGTGGTGGCGGTCACCGGCTCCGGTCCGTCGTGACACCGGTGCGCGCGTGACCGGGTGGCGGCCCCGGCCCCGGCGCCCCGCGACCTCGCCGGTGTCACCGTGAGCGGCTCCCGGAGCCCGGGTTCGGTACGGCCGGCTCAGGTCGCGATCGGCCGGGTCGTCACGCGGAAGTCCTCGAGGGTCCATTCCCGGACCTCGTCGACGTGCACGGCGGCGGCCCGCTGCGCACGGTCGGCGTCGCCGTCGATCATCGCGTCGATGATCTCGTGGTGGCGGGCCGCGGCGCCACTGCTGCGGTGGGTTCCGTTCGCCCCGGCGATCCGCAGCCACTCGAGGTAGGCCTCGATGCTGTCCCGCACCGCCAGCATCCGGGCGTTTCCGGCGTGCTCGACGATCGTGCGGTGCAGGTTCATGTCGGAGACGAAGAACGGCTCGTGGTCGCCACGGGTCATCGCCTCGTCGGCCGCCACGATCTCCTCGCGAAGGTCGCGCTTGACCCGGTCCGGCATCCGCAGGGTGGCCTCGCGGGTCGCGAACCACTCGATCGCCTTGCGCATGCCGCACATCTCGTCGATGTCGTCGGCGGTGATGTGTGCGACGTAGGTGCCCGAGCGTGGCCGGGTGACGACGAGCTGGTCGCCCTCCAGTCGGCTCAGCGCCTCGCGCAGCGGGGTCTTCGAGACCCCCATCGTCTCGCCGATCGCCGTGACGTCCAGCCGTTCGCCCTGCTCCAGGCGTCCGTGCGTGATCTCGGCACGCAGCACGCGATAGGCCCGGTCCGCCAGCGACTCCGTGACGAGACGCGGCACCGTCACATCGATCACCACCCAGTTCGGTCTTGCGTTCTCGGCCGCCGGAGTATTGCATCACCGGCGCCGGATCTGTTAGACATCCGATCGGCCAGATCTGATGTTTCAGATTCCAGTATAGCGTTCCATGCTTTCGCCCACGAGGAGACGCCCAGTGTCGAGCACGCCCGACCCCCGCTTCACCGGCATCATCGCCACCGTCGTCACGCCGTTCGACGCGGATGGCGAGATCGTCGAGGAGAAGCTCCGCGCCGAGGTCCGGTACCTGCTCAGCGCGAACATCAGCGGCATCTGCGCCTGCGGCACCACCGGTGAGGGCTACACGCTGTCCGCGGAGGAGAGCGCCCGGGTCTGCGCGATCGTCGTCGACGAGGTGGCCGGCCGGGTCCCGGTCGTCGGCGGGATCATCCAGAACTCCACCCACGCCGTCGTCCGCTACGGGAAGGCGTTGAAGGAGGCCGGGGTCGACGCGCTGCAGGTCACCCCGATCCACTACCTCTGGTCGCCGAGCACGGACTCGACGATCGACTACTACACCGAGATCGGCGAGGCGACCGGCCTGCCGGTCATCATCTACAACGTCGTGCCGTGGGCGCTGATCGAGCCCGCGGTCGTGTCCCGGCTCGCCGACCTGCCGCACGTGGTCGGCATCAAGCAGTCCGGCGGTGACATGCACAAGCTCGCCGACCTGATCGAGCTGGTCTCCGACCGGATCTCGGTGCTCGCCGCGGTCGACGACCTGCACCTCCCGGCGTTCGTGCTCGGTGCGCAGGGCGCGCTCGCCGCGATTCCGACCGTCACCCCGTTCCTGTCCACCGCGTTGTGGGACGCCGTCCAGGCCGGCGATCTGACGCTGGGGAAGAAGCTGCACGCGCAGATCCTGCCGATCTGGCGGGCGATCGACGGCCCGAACCAGCCGGCGACGATCAAGGAGGCGCTGCGCCTGCAGGGCCGCGACGGCGGTCACCACCGGCGCCCGGTCGACCCGGTGAGCCCCGAGGTCAGCGCGAAGCTGGCCGCTGCGCTGGACGCGGCCGGGCTCCTCGCACCCGGCGTCGAGCCCGTCACCGCCTGAGAGCGCGTGGTGCGGCCCGGACGTTCACCGGCGTGGTGAGGACGGTGGCTGCGCCGGGCCGGTGACCGTCCGGACGTGTGCGTGCCGCCTGGGCTCTCGTCGGTGACCGACCGGCGGTGGACGCCGGTCGAGCCGTCGCCGGCCCTGCCGGGGCGTCCGGACGGACGGCCGCGTCGTCACCACCGGCATCCGACCGTCGACACGATCTCGTGGCGGATGGTTCCGCACGATCCGGCTCCGCGGTCGGCGGCCTGCCCACGATTCTCGGCCCGGAGCCCGGACAGCACGCCCGCGGCCTGCCGGGGCCGAGGCCGTGGGCGGCGGCTCAGCCCGCTCGGCACGGCCCGCTCGTCCGAGCTCACGGAGCGCCACCCGACCGCCGAGCCCCGCCTCCGTGTCCGGCCGGCCCGCCGGCTCCGATCACACGAGGTGCCGGCCGTCGCGCCGGCCCGGCCGTGCACGCTTCGACCATCGCCGGCGGGGAGGTCTCGCCGGCACCGGCCGATCGGCGCCCCCGCCACCGAGAACCCTTTCCCCATACGTACGGAGACACCATGAGCGGATACCGCAGAGTCGCGCCGCTGAACCGACGATCGTTCCTCCGGGGCATGGGGGCCATCGCCGCCGTCGGCGGGTTGACCGCGTGCTCCTCCGCCGCCCCGCTCGCAGGGCGGTCGGAGTACACGATCACGGTGGGGCACCCCTCGCAGTCCGACCACTTCCACGTGGCGTCGTTCAACCACTTCAAGGACCTGGTCGAGGAGAGGTCCTCGGGCAGGATCGCGGTCCGCTTCTATCCGGACGGCATCTTCGGCGGTGATCGCGAGACGATCGAGTCGGTGCAGATGCGCTACCTGCAGCTCGGCTTCAGCCCGTCCTCGTCGGTCGCCGCCTTCGTCCCGCAGATGTCGATCTGGGACGTGCCGTTCCTCTTCGACTCCCTGGAGCACGCGTACGCGACGCTGGACAGCCCGTTCGGCCAGCGGATCCTCGCCGAGACCCGCGAGTTCAACATGTTGGGGCTGGGCTACTGGGACAACGGTTTCCGGCACCTGTCGACCAGGGCCACGAAGGTCGAGAGCCTCGCCGACCTGCGGGGGCTGTCGGTGCGGGTCCTGGAGAACCCGGTGCACATCCGGGCCTGGCGCAGCGTCGGGGCGAACCCGACCCCGATGGCGTTCGGCGAGGTCTACGTCGGGCTGCAGCAGGGCACGATCGACGCCCAGGAGAACGCGCTGCCGAACATCGAGACGGCGAGGTTCTACGAGGTGCAGCGCTACGTGATGCTGACCCAGCACATCTACGGGCCCCAGCCCTTCTACATCAACACCGACTTCTTCGAGGACCTGCCCGAGGACCTGCAGGAGGTGGTCGTCAGTTCCGAGCTCGACGCCCGGCAGGTCTGCCGGGACCGGTCACAGGGCGCCGACGAGCAGGCCACGCGCACGATCTCCGAGTCCGGCAGCGAGATCGTCGAGCTGACCCCCGATCAGCGCGCCGAGTTCGCGGAGCCGATGCAGGAGGGCGCCGAGGCGTACCTGCGCGGCGTGGTGGGAGAAGAGCTCATCGACGAGCTCCACGACGTGGTGAGGGAGTACGCATGACCGAGATGGAAGCGCCCGCGATCCGCGACGAGGAGGTCCGGCACCGGCTCAGCGTCGAGGAGTGGATCATCGGGTCGATCCTCGGGGTGATGCTGCTGATCCTGTTCAGTCAGGTGGTGGCGCGGTTCGTCCTCGGCCAGTCACTGCCGTGGAGCGAGGAGACCGCGCGCTACCTCTTCATCTGGATGATCTTCACCGGTCTCGGCGCGGTGACGCTGCGTGGCGAGCACATCGCCGTCGACGCTCTGCTGGACAAGCTGAGTCCGGGCGGCAGGCGGGTCGTCACCCAGATCACGTACGCGATCCTCTTCGCCGTCAACATCGCACTGATCGTGGCCGCGACGCGGCTGGTCCGGACGGTCCGGGAACTCGGGCAGTACGCCCCGGCCACCGAGATCCCGGTCTGGCTGGTCTACCTCGCGGTGCCGCTGGGGCTCCTCGTCGCCAGTGCGCGCCTGATCCAGGCGAGCGTCCGCCTGTGGGCGACCGAGCCGAGCGTCACCACGCACGAGAAGGGGGTCTGAGATGGACATCGCGTTGCTGCTGATCGTCCTGCTGGCCGCGATCGTGGCCGGGATCCCGATCGCCTACTCGCTGATCCTGGCGGCACTGGCGTTCGCCGTGTTCTTCGACCACGGGGTCGGGCTCGGCATGCTCGTGCACAACTTCACGATCGCCAACGACTCCTTCCCCATCCTGGCCGTGCCGTTCTTCATCCTGGCCGGAATGATCATGGGCAAGGGTGGGATCTCCAGGCGCCTGTTCAACATCGCGACCGCGTGGGTCGGCCACCTCCGGGGAGGCTTCGGTGTGGCGGCGGTGCTCACGGCGCTGTTCTTCTCGGCCATCTCCGGCTCGGGGCCGGGCACGGTGGCCGCGGTCGGCGGGATGATGATCCCGCAGATGGTGCAGCGCGGCTACTCCCGGACGTTCTCCGGCGCGCTCATCGCGGCCGCGGGCACCATGGGGGTGATCATCCCGCCGTCGATCCCGTTGGTGATCTACGGCGTGACGACGGGGACCAGCATCGGTGACCTCTTCCTGGCCGGCATCTTCCCGGGGCTGCTGGTGAGCGTGATGCTGATGGTGTGGGCGGTCGCCCACGCCAGGCGTCGCGGCATCGGGGGCACCGAGAAGATTCCGCTCTCCGCGCGCTTCGCGTCGCTGAACCAGGCGAAGGGCGCGCTGTTCCTCCCGGTGCTGATCCTCGGCGGCATCTACGGCGGTGTGTTCACCCCCACCGAGGCCGCGGTGGTCGCGGTCGTCTACGCCACCGTCTTCTCGACGCTGATCTACCGCGAGCTCGATCTCTCCGGGTTGTTCCGGGCGATGGTCTCGGCCGCGACGATCTGCAGCGCGATCATGCTCATCGTCGCCGCGGCGGCGCCCTTCGCGCTGTTCCTCGCGGTCGCCGAGGCGCCTGGTCAGGTCCTGGGCCTGGTGGGCGCGATCTCGACCAACCCGGTCGTCATCGTCTGTATCGTGATGATCTTCCTGCTGCTCCTCGGCACCTTCATGGAGACCATCGCGGCGATCACCATCACCGCGCCCATCCTGCTCATCCTGCTGGGCGAGATCGGTATGGACCCGGTGCAGATCGGGATCCTGCTGGTGATGTTCCTGGCGCTCGGTTTCGTCACGCCGCCCCTGGGGCCGAACGTCTTCGTCGCGGCGAGGACCGCAGGTGTGGCGAACGAGAAGCTGTTCGTCGCGGTCCTGCCCGGCATCGCACTGATCATCGTCGTCTGCGTGGTGGTGGCCTTCGTCCCGGCACTGAGTCTCGGGCTGCTGGATCGATGAGTGCCCGGGTGCCGGTGCGCCGTGTTTCGCCGCGGTGACCACGGGTACCCTCCCGAGTTCCGCACGTCACCGTCCGTACATCAGCGCGGCCGGTCGTGCCATACCGAGTTGGTCCGCGCCGGAGTGCCGAGCGCGCCGCCGACCCGGCGGCGCCGGCCCCCGTCCGTCGCCGCCGGCGTCGCCGCGCGCGGCATCGCCGCGGAGCAGGGGAGGACCGTCGATGGCCAAGAAGGACAAGTCCGAGAAGGACGAGAAGAACAAGAAGGACGCGGTCGAGGCCGCGAAGAAGGACGTGAAGAAGGCCCGCCGCGCGGAGGAGAAGAAGGCCGAGCAGGCCGTCCGCGACGCCGCCAAGGCCGAGAAGAAGGCCAAGGCGAAGGCCAAGGAGCAGCGCAAGGAGCAGGAGCGCGCTGCGAAGGCCGAGAAGAAGGCCGCGAAGAAGGCCAAGGCCGCCCGCCTGGAGAAGGTCGCCAGCGCCAAGGCGGCCGAGAAGGCCGAGCGCAAGGCGGCGAAGAAGGCGGGCGAGAAGGTCGTCGCCGCGAAGCCGGGCACCGGTGTGGGCACCCCGGAGACCGACCCGTCGAAGAAGGAGGCCCGTCGCCGCGAGGCCGAGGCCGCCGCCGCCCGGATCGCCGAGGCGGTCAGCAAGAAGGTCAACGGCCGGCCCGCGAAGGCCGGAAAGGCCTGAGTCACACCGACGCCGACGCGCCCGGGCCCGCACGAGCGGACCCGGGCGCGTCGGCGTCCGGACGATCTTCCGCGGCCGTTCGCATGAGGAGATGTTCAGTCTTGCACCTTTGCGTGGTGCAGTCGTAGCGTTCCCTCGTTCGAGCCCGCGAGGAGACCTGCTGTGCACATCGCCGAGGGATACCTGCCGCCGCTGCACGCGGTGGCCTGGACCGTGGTCGCCGCCCCCTTCGTGGTGCACGGCGCGCGGGCCGTGGTCGTGCGGGTCCGCGAGGATCCGGACGCCAAGCTGCTGCTCGGCGCGGCGGGGGCGTTCACCTTCGTGCTGTCCGCGCTGAAGATCCCGTCGGTGACGGGCTCGTCGTCGCACCCGACCGGCACCGGACTGGGGGCGGTGCTGTTCCGGCCCCCGGTGATGGCGCTGGTCGGGACGGTGGTGCTGCTCTTCCAGGCGCTGCTGCTCGCGCACGGCGGGCTCACCACGCTCGGTGCGAACGTGTTCTCGCTGGCCGTGGCGGGCCCGTGGATCGCCTACGGCTCCTACCGGGCCGTCCGCAGGCTGGGTGGCAGCCTCGGGCCCGCGGTGTTCGTCGCCGCGTTCCTCGCCGATCTCGGCACCTACACGGTCACCAGCGCGCAGCTGGCACTCGCCTTCCCGGACCCGACGTCCGGCTTCGGCGGCGCGTTCCTGACCTTCGCCTCGATCTTCTCGATCACCCAGATCCCGCTGGCCGTGGCGGAGGGGCTGCTGACCGTGCTCGTCGTCCGGCTGCTGGTCCGGATCACCCCGGACGAGCTGCGCAGGCTCGGTGTGCTGCGACCGCGCGACACCACCGGAACCGAGCCGACGGAGGCCGCGGCGTGAAGCGCTCGACACTGGTGAACGTACTGCTGATCGTGGCCGTCGTCGCGCTGTTCGCGATCCCGGCGCTGTTCATCCCCGGCGAGTACGCCGGCGCCGACGGCCAGGCCGGCGACACCATCGACGCCACCGGTTACGAGCCCTGGTTCGAGCCGGTCTGGGAGCCGCCGTCCGGCGAGATCGAGTCGGGCATCTTCGCGATCCAGGCCGCCGCGGGCGCCGGTGTGCTCGGGTACTGCCTCGGGGGCGCCCGCACCCGCTCGCGGCAGCGGCGCGAGGCACCCGCGGCCGAGAGCTGATGCTGCTGATCGACGAGACGGCGTACGCGGGCCGGTGGCGGTCCCGGCACCCGGGGGAGAAGGCCT is from Pseudonocardia autotrophica and encodes:
- a CDS encoding GntR family transcriptional regulator encodes the protein MTVPRLVTESLADRAYRVLRAEITHGRLEQGERLDVTAIGETMGVSKTPLREALSRLEGDQLVVTRPRSGTYVAHITADDIDEMCGMRKAIEWFATREATLRMPDRVKRDLREEIVAADEAMTRGDHEPFFVSDMNLHRTIVEHAGNARMLAVRDSIEAYLEWLRIAGANGTHRSSGAAARHHEIIDAMIDGDADRAQRAAAVHVDEVREWTLEDFRVTTRPIAT
- a CDS encoding dihydrodipicolinate synthase family protein; translation: MSSTPDPRFTGIIATVVTPFDADGEIVEEKLRAEVRYLLSANISGICACGTTGEGYTLSAEESARVCAIVVDEVAGRVPVVGGIIQNSTHAVVRYGKALKEAGVDALQVTPIHYLWSPSTDSTIDYYTEIGEATGLPVIIYNVVPWALIEPAVVSRLADLPHVVGIKQSGGDMHKLADLIELVSDRISVLAAVDDLHLPAFVLGAQGALAAIPTVTPFLSTALWDAVQAGDLTLGKKLHAQILPIWRAIDGPNQPATIKEALRLQGRDGGHHRRPVDPVSPEVSAKLAAALDAAGLLAPGVEPVTA
- a CDS encoding TRAP transporter substrate-binding protein, which codes for MGAIAAVGGLTACSSAAPLAGRSEYTITVGHPSQSDHFHVASFNHFKDLVEERSSGRIAVRFYPDGIFGGDRETIESVQMRYLQLGFSPSSSVAAFVPQMSIWDVPFLFDSLEHAYATLDSPFGQRILAETREFNMLGLGYWDNGFRHLSTRATKVESLADLRGLSVRVLENPVHIRAWRSVGANPTPMAFGEVYVGLQQGTIDAQENALPNIETARFYEVQRYVMLTQHIYGPQPFYINTDFFEDLPEDLQEVVVSSELDARQVCRDRSQGADEQATRTISESGSEIVELTPDQRAEFAEPMQEGAEAYLRGVVGEELIDELHDVVREYA
- a CDS encoding TRAP transporter small permease, with amino-acid sequence MTEMEAPAIRDEEVRHRLSVEEWIIGSILGVMLLILFSQVVARFVLGQSLPWSEETARYLFIWMIFTGLGAVTLRGEHIAVDALLDKLSPGGRRVVTQITYAILFAVNIALIVAATRLVRTVRELGQYAPATEIPVWLVYLAVPLGLLVASARLIQASVRLWATEPSVTTHEKGV
- a CDS encoding TRAP transporter large permease, coding for MDIALLLIVLLAAIVAGIPIAYSLILAALAFAVFFDHGVGLGMLVHNFTIANDSFPILAVPFFILAGMIMGKGGISRRLFNIATAWVGHLRGGFGVAAVLTALFFSAISGSGPGTVAAVGGMMIPQMVQRGYSRTFSGALIAAAGTMGVIIPPSIPLVIYGVTTGTSIGDLFLAGIFPGLLVSVMLMVWAVAHARRRGIGGTEKIPLSARFASLNQAKGALFLPVLILGGIYGGVFTPTEAAVVAVVYATVFSTLIYRELDLSGLFRAMVSAATICSAIMLIVAAAAPFALFLAVAEAPGQVLGLVGAISTNPVVIVCIVMIFLLLLGTFMETIAAITITAPILLILLGEIGMDPVQIGILLVMFLALGFVTPPLGPNVFVAARTAGVANEKLFVAVLPGIALIIVVCVVVAFVPALSLGLLDR
- a CDS encoding energy-coupling factor ABC transporter permease translates to MHIAEGYLPPLHAVAWTVVAAPFVVHGARAVVVRVREDPDAKLLLGAAGAFTFVLSALKIPSVTGSSSHPTGTGLGAVLFRPPVMALVGTVVLLFQALLLAHGGLTTLGANVFSLAVAGPWIAYGSYRAVRRLGGSLGPAVFVAAFLADLGTYTVTSAQLALAFPDPTSGFGGAFLTFASIFSITQIPLAVAEGLLTVLVVRLLVRITPDELRRLGVLRPRDTTGTEPTEAAA
- a CDS encoding energy-coupling factor ABC transporter substrate-binding protein, which gives rise to MKRSTLVNVLLIVAVVALFAIPALFIPGEYAGADGQAGDTIDATGYEPWFEPVWEPPSGEIESGIFAIQAAAGAGVLGYCLGGARTRSRQRREAPAAES